GTGAAACAGCAATCCTGATTTTCACAGCAGGAACAACAGTATCCCGGCAATTACCGGACTTTGATATAACAGCTGCCGGTGAAACGCTGGCTGTTCATATGTGGTACGTTATGGCCATCGGCCTTGTCCCGGACCGGGTTGATATTGCCAACGGCATTGGGGCCTTGCTC
The sequence above is drawn from the Veillonellaceae bacterium genome and encodes:
- a CDS encoding phosphate ABC transporter, permease protein PstA, whose product is ETAILIFTAGTTVSRQLPDFDITAAGETLAVHMWYVMAIGLVPDRVDIANGIGALLIITILIFNLMFTIPSKILQRKMGSTGN